AGACGATGTGCAGGCCGACCCGTTAACCCTTACGGGGAAGGTTGATATGGACGGGCAAGTTTGAGCGACGTTTGAGCCCGTCTGCTGCACCGGGGTAGTGGCGACAGCATGTACGCAAGGAAAGTGCACGCAACACGGGAAGCCCCATGGCGTGCCGAGGGATCGGCAACCGGACGCCCGCGAGGGATGGGACGGGCGCGATGGGGTGGCGGAGAGGCCCGTAATACCGAGGAAGTCGGGTAATGCCGGTGGAGGGAAGGAGCCTCAGTTCAAGATGAACGCAACAAGTGGTGAGGGCAGGAGATTGGGAAACCTATCAACTCCGAAAAGCGTCCAGAAACTACAGAAGGCGTTGCACGCGAAAGCGAAGGCGGAAGCCGGCTATCGTTTCTACGCGCTGTACGACAAGATCATCCGCGTCGACGTCATCAATCGTGAGGAAATTGAGGAGAAGCTCCTCATTCGCCCTGGCAACATCGCCATGCTGGTCAGTGAGACGCCGGGCGTGCGGGTTCAGGCCACATCGCCCGCCCTTGGGGCAGCCAATGTCCGCATCCAGGGCCTCAAGGGTCGCTACACGCAGATACTGGCTGACGGATTGCCGCTCTACGGCGGGCAGACGCCTTCCATCGGTTTGCTGCAAATCCCACCGACCGATCTTGGCCAAGTGGAGATCATCAAGGGCGCTGCCTCGGCGCTCTACGGCCCCTCCGCATTGGGCGGGGTCATCAATCTGGTCTCGCGTCGTCCGGCCGGCGAACCGCAGGGCGAACTGCTGTTCAATGCCACTAGTCGCGACGGGTAGGATGTCACGGGCTATGTGGCCACGCCGCTCAGCAGCGTACTCAGCGCTTCGCTCACGGCCGGCTACGACCGACAAAGCCGGAAGGACCTGAACGACGACGGATGGGCCGACATGCCCGGCTATGAGCGCTTCACGGCCCGACCACGGCTGTTTCTCGATGCTGCCGATGGCACCAAGGCCTTGTTGACTTTCGGCGCGATGGCAGAGCAACGCGACGGCGGAACGATGCCAGGCGCGAATGCGCTGGACGGATCGCCTTTCGCGCAGACGCTGCGCAGCCGACGCTACGATCTGGGCCTTACTGCCGAAACGCCCCTGGAAGGCATCGGGACGCTGCATCTGCGCGCCTCAGGCGTCACCCAGTCGCATCGCCATGTGTTCGGCGACACAGTGGAGAATGACCGCCATCGGACGGCATTTGCCGAGGCGTCGATCGGCGGCAAGGCAGGCGCGACAACATGGCTGGCAGGCGCTGCGGTCCAGCTGGACGACTATCGTTCCAAGGCATTCTCGGCCTTCGACTACAGCTACACCGTGCCCGCGCTGTTCGTGCAGGGCGAGCAGGAGCTGGCTCGCAGGCTGACCTTGGCGGGAAGCCTGCGCTGGGACGCTCATAGCGATTATGGCTCGCACCTTAGCCCGCGCCTTTCCGCGCTTTATCGGCCCGGTGCTTGGACGATCCGCGCTTCGCTCGGGCGCGGCTTCTACGCGCCGACGCCGTTCGTCGAGGAGACAGAGGCCAACGGCCTCGCGCGCCTGCTACCCTATGGAAAGCTCAAGGCGGAGATTGCTGACAGCGGATCGATCGACTTCGGCTACGCCAGCGGACCGTTCGAGGCGAACCTCAGCCTGTTTGCCTCCAACATCGACCATGCCCAGCAGTTGCAGACGGTGGACGCCGTTGCAGACGGTGGACGCGGATCATATCACACTCATCAACGCCAATGGCGTAACGCGGACGCGCGGCGCCGAAGTGCTGCTGCGCTATCATTGGCAGGGTCTTTCTCTAACCGGCAGTTACGTCCATGTTGCCGCGAGCGAACCGGATCCCGATGATCCGGGACGCCGCACCGTGCCTCTGACACCGCGCGACAGTGCAGGCCTTATCGGCATGTGGGAGAAGGAAGAGCGCGGCCGCTTCGGGATCGAGGCCTATTACACCGGGCGGCAATCGCTGGACGACAGTCCCTACAGGTCGCGAAGCAAGCCCCATGTTCAACTCGGCGCGATGGGTGAACTGATACTGGGCAAGGTCAGCCTGTTCCTCAATGCTGAGAACCTGCTCAATGTGCGGCAGACGAAATATGACCCGCTGCTGCTGCCACGCCGGGCGGCGACGGGGGCATGGACGGTCGATGCCTGGGCACCGACTGATGGGTTCGTCCTCAATGGAGGGGTGCGGATTCGCTTCGGCGGGGAATAGGCACGCGCCTCAGTTCACCACGGGCCTGGCGGATGATCTGCCATCCGCCGGACAGGGCAAGGCCGGCCATGATCGCCGCGACCATGATGTCCGGCCAACCCGTGCCAGTGCCGAACACGCCCAGCGCTGCGGCGACCACGGCGATATTGCCGATCGCATCGTTGCGCGAGCAGATCCATACCGAGCGCCGGTTCGCATCACCCGCTCGGTGACGCCACAGCATCGCGGCGCAGGCAAGGTTGGCGACAAGCGCTATCATGCCCACAATACCCATTGTCTCGGCAGCAGGAACTA
The sequence above is drawn from the Sphingobium sp. AP49 genome and encodes:
- a CDS encoding TonB-dependent receptor plug domain-containing protein gives rise to the protein MNATSGEGRRLGNLSTPKSVQKLQKALHAKAKAEAGYRFYALYDKIIRVDVINREEIEEKLLIRPGNIAMLVSETPGVRVQATSPALGAANVRIQGLKGRYTQILADGLPLYGGQTPSIGLLQIPPTDLGQVEIIKGAASALYGPSALGGVINLVSRRPAGEPQGELLFNATSRDG
- a CDS encoding cation transporter; translated protein: MAGGCCSGSQDDTDKLSDAAWRRVLWIALAINAVMFGVEIVAGVTAGSASLKADALDFLGDAANYAISLGVAGMALAWRARAAMVKGVSILLFGLWVLGSTIWMATQGLVPAAETMGIVGMIALVANLACAAMLWRHRAGDANRRSVWICSRNDAIGNIAVVAAALGVFGTGTGWPDIMVAAIMAGLALSGGWQIIRQARGELRRVPIPRRSESAPLH